The genomic window TACCAGCAGTATGAGCATGCCAACAGCTTAGCGGTTCTGGACGGCACCGCTAAGGTGGGATTTATGTCGTCGCCACCCGCAGGTTCCCGCACTCCCGCCCGACGCCGGGCCGTAGGCGCGCACCCGGCCGCCCACGGCGCCGAAACCGACCTGGGGCGCACCCGCAGGGCCCGCCGCATCAACCGCACCCTGGCCGCGGCCTACCCGGACGCGCACGCGGAACTCGACTACACCAACCCCCTGGAACTGCTCGTCGCGACGGTGCTGTCCGCCCAGACCACCGACGTGCGCGTCAACCAGGTCACGCCCGCCCTGTTCAAGCGCTATCCGACGGCCGCCGCCTACGCCGCCGCCGACCGCGCCGACGTGGAGCGGCTCATCCGCCCGACCGGTTTTTACCGGGCCAAGGCGGGCCACCTCATCGGGCTGGGGGAGGCGCTCATGGCCCGCCACGACGGCCAGGTGCCCGAAGCCCTCGAAGACCTCGTGGACTTGCCCGGCGTGGGCCGGAAAACAGCCCATGTGGTCCGCGGCAACGCCTTTGACCATCCCGGCATCACCGTGGACACCCACTTTTCCCGCCTGGTGCGGCGGTGGGGCCTGACCGAGGAAAAAGACCCCGTCAAGATCGAGCGTGCGGTCGGGGACCTCATCGAGAAGTCCGAGTGGACGATGTATTCCCACCGGGTGATCTGGCACGGCCGCCGCATCTGCCACGCCCGCAAGGCCGCGTGCGGGGCCTGCCCGATCGCCTACGACTGCCCCAGCTACGGCGTGGCCGGCCCCGCCGACCCGGAGGACGCGGCCGCGCTGATCACCAGCCCCGACCGCGACCACCTCCTGGCGCTGGCCGGGCTGGACGGCTGAGCGCGAAAACAACGCTAAGGAGCAGCAGTTGAATCGAAGCATCGTGGCGATGACCGTCGCCGCCGTGATCGCGACCGTCGCCGTGATCGCCGGCGCCGTGTACCTCCTGCAGGCCGGGCCGGGGGCGGACGACGCCGCGGCCCCCACCGCAGCGACCACGCCGGCCGAGACCCCGGCAGAGGGCGACGAGGACGACGTCCCCGCCCGCCCCGACTGCCCGGCCGACGGCGCCGGCGGGATCGCGCTGCCGTGCCTCGGCGCGGAGACCGGCGCGCAGCCGCAGGCCGAGGGGATCACCGTGGTCAACCTCTGGGCCTGGTGGTGCGGGCCCTGCCGCGACGAGCTGCCCTACTTCGACGACTTCGCCGCCGAGTACCCCGAGTACACCGTGGTGGGCGTCCACGCCGACGGCAACCCCGGCAACGGCGCCGCCTTCCTCAACGACCTCGGCGTCGAGATGCCCAGCTACCAGGACAGCGACAACACCTTCGCCGGCACGCTCGGCCTGCCCGCGGTGGTGCCCATCACGGTAATATTCGAGGGAACCGAACAACTGGCCATGTACCCCCAGCCTTTCGAATCCACCGCGGAACTGGCCGCCGCGGTGGACGAGGCAGTCGCCGCCGCGGAGGTGTGAGGTGACCTACCCCGATTACCCGGATCAGCCGGGCAGAAACACGGTTCTGCGGCCGGAGACGGCGCCGGAGTGGCTGCGGCCGCTGACCGAAACCCCCGACACCGAAGCCATCCGCCGCACTCTTGGGGTGAAACCGGGCGTGCGGCCGCGGCCGGACAAGCAGGCCGCCGTCCTCATGCTGTTCGCCGGGGCCCGTGACGCGACGGCGCTGCCCGCCGACGCCGGGGTGCTGCTGACCCACCGGGCGCCGACGATGCGCACCCACTCCGGTCAAATGGCCTTCCCCGGCGGGCGCATCGACGCCACCGACGACAACGTCGTGGACACCGCCCTGCGCGAGGCCTGGGAGGAAACCGGCCTGCGGCGTGACTCCGTCACCCCCATCGCGCAGCTGCCGGAGATGCACGTGCGCTCCAACGGCTACCCCGTCCACCCGATCATCGCCTACTGGGACGAACCGGAGGAGCTGTATCCCGCCAGCGAGGAGGAGACCGACGACGTGTTCACCGCCTCCATCGAGGAGCTCGCCGACCCGGCCAGCCGCCTCACCGTCGGGTGGGGCCCTTGGCGGGGACCCGCCTTCCAGGTCCGCGGCTACGTCGTGTGGGGGTTCACCGGCGGGTTGCTGGCCTCCGCGTTGGCCACCGCCGGCTGGGAGGACGAGTGGGATCGGGACACCGTGCACGACCTGTCGACGGTCCTCGCGGCCTCGCGCAACAATGAATCAATGGACTAAACCGGTACGCTGTGCAAAATAACGTCGTCGCCGTCAGCGGCGTCGATCTGACGTAGACACAGAAAAGAGCCGTATCCCCGTGACCGCCAGCCTCATCGTCGACGCCGTCATCGTGCTCGTCGGCGTCCTCGCCCTGACCAGCGGCTGGCGCCAGGGCGCGATCTCGTCCGTCCTCTCCGCGGTCGGCGTCGTCGCGGGCCTGATCATCGGTTTCGTGGCCGCCCCGCCGGTGATGGGGTTGACGGAGTCGGTGCCCCTGCGGCTGCTGTTGGCGTTGGGGGTGGTCGTGCTGCTGGTCAGCCTCGGCAATCTCATCGGCGCCACTTTGGGCGCGAGCGTGCGCGGGCGGATGCGCCAACGCCTCACCCAGCGCCTCGATTCGGTGGTCGGCGCGGCCTTCCAGCTCGTCGCCGTCCTGCTGGTCGTCTGGTTGATCGCGATTCCTCTGGCCGCGGGGCTGGGGCCGGGCGCGGCCGCCGCCATCCGCGGTTCCGCGGTGCTGGGCGGCGTCGGCAAGGTCGTGCCCGACTCCTGGCGGGAGCTGCCCGCCGAGGCCTCGGCCATGCTCAGCCAGTCCGGCCTGCCGCCGATCATCGAGTCACTGGAGCGTGCCCCCGCCGAAGTGGAGGCGCCCAACATTGAGGTCGCCGACCGTGAACTCGTCGAGGAGTTGCGGCCGTCGGTCATCCACATCCTGGGTGACTCGCGCACCTGCAGCCGCCGCCTCATGGGGTCCGGATTCGTCACCGAGGAGGATTACGTGATCACCAACGCGCACGTGGTCGCCGGCACGGAGCGGGTGCGCCTGGACACGGTGCTGGGTATGCAGGAGGCCGACGTGGTCTACTACGACCCGGGCGTGGACATCGCGGTGCTGTACGCCCCGGGCCTGGCCATCACGCCGCTGGACTGGGCCGAGGCCCCCGCGGACACCGGCGCGGACGCCGTGGTCATGGGGTATCCGGAATCCGGCCCCTTCGAAGCCGCACCCGCCCGCATCAGCGACCGGCTGACCATCGCGGGCCCCGACATCTACGCCACCGGGCGCGTGGAGCGGGAGGCCTACACGGTGCGCGGCTCCATCCGGGAGGGCAACTCCGGCGGGCCGCTTCTGAACGATTCGGGCGACGTGTTGGGCGTGGTCTTCGGCGCGGCCGTCGACGACAGCGACACCGGCTACGCGCTCACCGCCGGGGAGGTCGCCGAGCGGGTGGGCGACGTGACGGCCTACACGCAACCCGTCGACACGCAGCAGTGCGTGAGTTAAAAAAGAGGCGTGATCACCGGGGCGGGTGCTTGGCGACGCCTCCGGGCGGCAGGCCCGGTCATTCCCCCGCCCGGAGGAACTCCAGGAGCGTGTCCACGAAACCCTGCGGGTTCTCCACGTGCGGCTCCGTCTTCGTGCCCGGCACCCGCGCCTGCGCCACCCGGCCGGTCACCCGCACGCGGGCGCGGCGCACCACATGCGTCCACAACCCCTGGTCCGGATGCACCAGCAGCGTCGCCGACGGCACCTTCGCCGATATCCACGCCAAGGGTGCGGCGGCCAGCAGTACGCGCGCGTTGTGCACCGCGGAGGCCGCCGCGTTGCTGATCGCCGCCGCCCGCCGCCGCAGCTCCAACTCTTCGGAAAATCGCGGGGACTGCTGGAACTGCGCGGTCGTGTTCAACCGCAGGTGGAATTCGTGCCCCCGGTCGCGCAACCGCCGCGAGCTCGCCCACAGGCGCGACGGCAGGCGGAAGAACGCGGCGCGGGCGAGGATCCACACGAAGTTCCAAGGCCGGGCGGCCGCGGCCCGGCGCAGATCCACCGGGTGCGCCGAGGACACCGATACCAGCGCCGCGACCCGTTCCGGGTGGGTGGTGGCCAGCGACCAGGCCACCGTCCCGCCGGTGTCCGCGCCGACGACCACCGCGTCGTCGTGCCCGAGCGCCGGGATCACGCCCGCGACGTCGCTGGCCAGCATCCGCAGGTTCGAGCTCTGCGGCGCCGGCGGCTTGTCGCTCATCCCGTAGCCGCGCAGGTCCACGGCGGCGACGTGATAACCCGCCTGCGCCAGCGGCGCGATGACGTGGCGGTAGTCGAACCAGCCACCGAAAGCGCCGTGCAGCAGGACGATCAACGGATCCGCCGGGTCGCCGGCGACGGCCGCGTGCAGCCGCAGTCCGCGGGTGTGCACGAACTCATGGGTGAAGGGGCCGTCCAGCTCCACGACGGAGGGCGGCAGCGGCTGCGGGGGCGTGGGGTCGGCCATGCGGCGAAGCTCCTGACGTCGGTTCGGCGAGGGGGCACGAGGCGGCCCCTGCTAAGACGACACCGCCCGGAAGCGGTCCCGGGGAAGGGACCGCCGACGCGGGCGGTGCGTGTGGTCGGGGTCGGCGCTAGGTGTACAGGCCGGCGTCCTGGGCGGCCAGGTTCTTCTGCGCCTGACCGGGCTTGAGGTGTTTGAGTTCCCCGACTGATTCCATCGTGGCCTTCGGCGCCTTGATCTTCTTGAAGCGGTTCCAGCCGACGAGGGCGAACACCGCCGCCAGCACCAGCATGACCAAAAAGACGATCAGGAACGCCGCCCAGCGGTCCAGCCAGATGGCGAGGAGTTCCGCGGCGAAGAAGAAAAAGAAGAAGGAGGAGTAGAGGGCGATGACGCCGGCCACGGCGAAGAGCCCGCCGCCGATCGCGCCCTTCTTGATTTCGCCGGTGATCTCCGTTTTGGCCAGCTCGATCTCCGAGCGGATGAGGGACGACGTCTGGGCCGTGGCGTGGGAGACGAGGTCGCCGATGGAGTTCTCGCTGCCCGTGGAGGAGTCGACGTCGTTGAGCGGGATGGAATTGACTTTCGCGGAAAACGCGGAAGATCCGTCTGTGTACAGTCCGTCGTTGGTGCTCACGTGTTTTACCTGCCTCCGGTCATTGCTGACTTCGTTTTATGTTTCATCTGTTTGTCGACATCCCAAATCCTGGGAACGCTCACCAGCCCATAGTGCCACGATCGGCGATGGGACGGCGGATTTGGTTCAGTTCGCTTATCGCTAGTGTAAAGGATATGTCTGCCACCGACCCGCTGTCCCCGTTGCTCGCCCTCGGTGAGGTGGCCGTGCTCGCCGAGCGCGCCACCGCGGCCATCGCCCGGGTGCACCGTCGTCCCGCGGCCTTGCGGAAACCGGAGCTCATCGTCGGTGAGTCCGTCCTGCGCGGGGCGCGGACCTCGACGCTCATCGACGGCCACCCCGCGCCCGTCGACAAGGAGCCCGCGGGGGCGTTCGGCGCGGCCGTCAGCGTTTATGGGCTGCTGGCGCCGGGGGTGATCCAGGACAACGCTGCGGTGTTCCGCCGGTCGCCGGCGAATGTCGTCGCCCGCATGGACGTCGCGGCGGGCGGGCCCGGCGTGCCGACGTCCGAGGACGGGCCGCAACGGCTGCAGGCGCTGGCGCGGCTGCTGGGCGACGACAGGGTCAACGCCGCGGTCTTGCCGCAGGTGGTGCACGCCGAGATCGTCGCCCGGGAGTTGTTCGGCGAGCGCAGCGGGCTGATCGGGCGGGCGGCGTCGCGGCTGGTGGCGGTGGCCACCGGCGTCGACCCCCGTGGCCTGGCCGTGCCCGAGATCTACCTCAACCGGCACCGGGCCGAGTACCGGGAGGCGCTGGCGGGTTGGAGCCGGGACACGGAAGGGATGCGGGCGGCGTTGGAGTTTTTGCTGCGGGCCTGGATCCAGGGGGCGGCGGAGGCCGACGCCATCGTCCAGGCCGCCTGAGGCGTCAGGCGCTGCGGTCCCCGTCGTTGCCGCGGCTGCGCTGCGCGATCCACAGACCGCCGGCGGTCAGCGCGGCGATGCTGGCGACCACCCCGGCGCCGATGCCCATTTCGCGGGCGTTCGGCATGGTCAACAGGGGGACGGGGTCGCGGAAGGAGCGCAGCTCCCAGCCGTTGTCCAGGGCGTGTTTTTTCATCTGCCGGTCGGGGTTGACGGCCACGGGGTTGCCCACCTGCTCCAGCATCGGGATGTCGGTGGCGGAGTCGGAGTAGGCGAAGCTGGCGGCCAAGTCGTAGCCGTGGGACTCGGCCATGGCCATGATGGCGTCCGCCTTGGCCGGGCCCTTGCAGTAAAAGTCGACCTCGCCGGTGAAACGCCCGTCGACGACCTCGAGCTCGGTGGCCACGACTTGGTCGATGCCCAGCTCCTTCGCGATGGGCTCGACCAGTTGCGAGGCGGAGGCGGAGATGATGATGACGTCGTGGCCGGCGCTTTGGTGGAAGGTGATCAGCTCCCGGGCCTCGGCGTAGATCGCCGGGGTGACCACGGAGTGCATCGCTTCTGAGGCGATGCGGCCGACCTCGTCGACGGACCAGCCGGCCACCAGGTTCGTCAGCTGGTCGCGGGTGGAGTCCATCTTCTCGCTGGACTGGCCGATGACCATGTAGCTGCTTTTGGCCAGCGACAGCTGCAGCGCGTCCAGGTAGCTGATCAGCCCGTTGTGCATGAATTCCCTGCCGAAGGCGAAGGCGGAGGAGGTGGCGATGATCGTTTTGT from Corynebacterium maris DSM 45190 includes these protein-coding regions:
- the nth gene encoding endonuclease III, yielding MSSPPAGSRTPARRRAVGAHPAAHGAETDLGRTRRARRINRTLAAAYPDAHAELDYTNPLELLVATVLSAQTTDVRVNQVTPALFKRYPTAAAYAAADRADVERLIRPTGFYRAKAGHLIGLGEALMARHDGQVPEALEDLVDLPGVGRKTAHVVRGNAFDHPGITVDTHFSRLVRRWGLTEEKDPVKIERAVGDLIEKSEWTMYSHRVIWHGRRICHARKAACGACPIAYDCPSYGVAGPADPEDAAALITSPDRDHLLALAGLDG
- a CDS encoding TlpA family protein disulfide reductase, with translation MNRSIVAMTVAAVIATVAVIAGAVYLLQAGPGADDAAAPTAATTPAETPAEGDEDDVPARPDCPADGAGGIALPCLGAETGAQPQAEGITVVNLWAWWCGPCRDELPYFDDFAAEYPEYTVVGVHADGNPGNGAAFLNDLGVEMPSYQDSDNTFAGTLGLPAVVPITVIFEGTEQLAMYPQPFESTAELAAAVDEAVAAAEV
- a CDS encoding NUDIX hydrolase, coding for MTYPDYPDQPGRNTVLRPETAPEWLRPLTETPDTEAIRRTLGVKPGVRPRPDKQAAVLMLFAGARDATALPADAGVLLTHRAPTMRTHSGQMAFPGGRIDATDDNVVDTALREAWEETGLRRDSVTPIAQLPEMHVRSNGYPVHPIIAYWDEPEELYPASEEETDDVFTASIEELADPASRLTVGWGPWRGPAFQVRGYVVWGFTGGLLASALATAGWEDEWDRDTVHDLSTVLAASRNNESMD
- a CDS encoding MarP family serine protease; the encoded protein is MTASLIVDAVIVLVGVLALTSGWRQGAISSVLSAVGVVAGLIIGFVAAPPVMGLTESVPLRLLLALGVVVLLVSLGNLIGATLGASVRGRMRQRLTQRLDSVVGAAFQLVAVLLVVWLIAIPLAAGLGPGAAAAIRGSAVLGGVGKVVPDSWRELPAEASAMLSQSGLPPIIESLERAPAEVEAPNIEVADRELVEELRPSVIHILGDSRTCSRRLMGSGFVTEEDYVITNAHVVAGTERVRLDTVLGMQEADVVYYDPGVDIAVLYAPGLAITPLDWAEAPADTGADAVVMGYPESGPFEAAPARISDRLTIAGPDIYATGRVEREAYTVRGSIREGNSGGPLLNDSGDVLGVVFGAAVDDSDTGYALTAGEVAERVGDVTAYTQPVDTQQCVS
- a CDS encoding alpha/beta fold hydrolase yields the protein MADPTPPQPLPPSVVELDGPFTHEFVHTRGLRLHAAVAGDPADPLIVLLHGAFGGWFDYRHVIAPLAQAGYHVAAVDLRGYGMSDKPPAPQSSNLRMLASDVAGVIPALGHDDAVVVGADTGGTVAWSLATTHPERVAALVSVSSAHPVDLRRAAAARPWNFVWILARAAFFRLPSRLWASSRRLRDRGHEFHLRLNTTAQFQQSPRFSEELELRRRAAAISNAAASAVHNARVLLAAAPLAWISAKVPSATLLVHPDQGLWTHVVRRARVRVTGRVAQARVPGTKTEPHVENPQGFVDTLLEFLRAGE
- a CDS encoding phage holin family protein, yielding MSTNDGLYTDGSSAFSAKVNSIPLNDVDSSTGSENSIGDLVSHATAQTSSLIRSEIELAKTEITGEIKKGAIGGGLFAVAGVIALYSSFFFFFFAAELLAIWLDRWAAFLIVFLVMLVLAAVFALVGWNRFKKIKAPKATMESVGELKHLKPGQAQKNLAAQDAGLYT
- a CDS encoding Fic family protein, with the translated sequence MSATDPLSPLLALGEVAVLAERATAAIARVHRRPAALRKPELIVGESVLRGARTSTLIDGHPAPVDKEPAGAFGAAVSVYGLLAPGVIQDNAAVFRRSPANVVARMDVAAGGPGVPTSEDGPQRLQALARLLGDDRVNAAVLPQVVHAEIVARELFGERSGLIGRAASRLVAVATGVDPRGLAVPEIYLNRHRAEYREALAGWSRDTEGMRAALEFLLRAWIQGAAEADAIVQAA
- a CDS encoding HAD family hydrolase, producing MAPQETPPGEDRTPPTPSPRVAAFFDLDKTIIATSSAFAFGREFMHNGLISYLDALQLSLAKSSYMVIGQSSEKMDSTRDQLTNLVAGWSVDEVGRIASEAMHSVVTPAIYAEARELITFHQSAGHDVIIISASASQLVEPIAKELGIDQVVATELEVVDGRFTGEVDFYCKGPAKADAIMAMAESHGYDLAASFAYSDSATDIPMLEQVGNPVAVNPDRQMKKHALDNGWELRSFRDPVPLLTMPNAREMGIGAGVVASIAALTAGGLWIAQRSRGNDGDRSA